ctcCAATCAATAACAACTCGGATCAATCtagatttaattcaaaatcacggtataacggaacaatctgaatattcccgtcaatacaatctcaacagatattaattacaaaatCATAACACATGTCCAATACtagctgtaattaattaacaatTCAAATCTGTCTAATATCAATTGATacattctgaaaaatcataacaattccataatcaatctgtttctcaatctgattttgattctacgatgtttaacatgtccagaacaccatatatgaatcatatcaaattcctacaacatcatattttcaaatgataacagaacacaatcaaacttacgtctagttgtagctgtcgatgaGAGGAGTACAGTACTGTGtccggatcgaaaatcggataaCCGAATCTTGCCAAATCACAATTCTATTCTACGGAGAAGCTTGAGGAATTTTTCTAAGGAAACTCTCGGTTCTTTTGCTGAAAGTCTCGATGGAATTGAAGATTTTAACTTTATATATGTGGTTCCATGATGGaaagacaagtgtcccactcaactttcattaattgcactttagtccctgaattcttcactatttgcattTTGGTCCCCCAATAATTACgaaattgccatcaaatttTAATCAACTATTTTTCCACTTAATTACAAAATTaccatcaaatttaaatttagtatttttccacttaattacaaaaatgCCATCAATAATGATTTCTTTTCggggtctcataaaattgataacatctcgggccttacatttagcatacctcaaaaacttgaaatattttctttgcacgtcgaacatacttacttgccgttgagggattcgttagatttcgcttggggccactgctgcacatactaacatgaatttcaaTACTTAACTCGCATAGCTTAGATGTAGGTACGCcactcaccaccgaagtaaataactGGCTTATGACATTCTTGGTCGCTCGGGACATGACCTCGTTTAATTGTACGAACCATTACATCAAACCCCGGAACAAACTCTAAGATGGCGTGTGAACATTTTCCAAccataaaagacatgaactcactatttaaatttgaaaagaaGGGGAAACCCAATATTCGGACAGAAGGAGTGGCGCTTGGGCTGTtagaaattaccgctcgggcgccaagctaaaaaaaataaatgctCGACAGTAagggtggcgctcgggcgataaAATGTTACCGTTCAGGCGCCAAGTTTTTTGAAGCTCTACTTTCGGAAAGAatgagtggcgctcgggcggtaagaaattaccgctcgggcaccgAGTGTACTGAACTCGCGATTTGCCTCTTAATAAccttaacaaaaaaaaaataaaaaaaatgattcgtGAAATAATCCATCGAGACTAATCTTAGGACACTATGACACTGACTCGACTCCATAAACATCCCAAACGTTCCCAAAGAATGACGCACCACACGCAacgcaataaaacccataaactcaaTTTTTAACACCAAAATAGTTTTCATGACTACTTGATCTCCCAAGTACCCAACGACGCGAAGCAAAACATCAATGATTTGCCCAATATCATTAACCACATACCTAAAcgtagcagcgatcacccgtcaatccccaacaaagcctgcaaccatAAAACTTCAAAAACACATCATTAgcatatattttcagaaaatgcagtttgagcagtcccaagAAAAATGTCATAAcgcactcaatttttatccaaatacttCAAATTTAATATCAAATCGAAGTTATCAAAAAGTTCAACGATTTTTATATTGAAAGTATTCTCAAAATCGCgatcgaaaaatcgcagtttttaaaagaaTAGGAAAAACGAGATTTTCTGATCCATAAAcgttcaaaatgcgatctaaaaaatttccgctcaaactttacacatcacacatgtatttttacgcataaaaacaacacaacacatactatgacatgatcgacgcaggaaaaatagaatatacgtgccttatgatgttaaagtttaccgaaccgacgataccgaagcggagatggcgcgaGGATTGATTCGGGACGATGGTGgttcgattttctttgaagaaaaatacacaaaaatttgctggaaattggagagggagggggcggctgctatgAACTcaaggaaccctaggttttcttttCAAGAGATGAAAAAAATGGGATACCAAGATATGTGTGTTTGTGATatacgtgtatgtgtgtgtgtaaagtGTGTGTGCGGGTGTTAGGATAGTAATTAGGGAGTAAAATTTGGCTTAATTCTTCCATTAAGGTGCTAATTAAAAGTTAactcaattaacaaattaaataaaatactatcccTACATATCCTCAAATAAAAGTCCCCTAATTGAAATAAAGGGCACAAGCACTTAGTCTTTAAAGGttgtaaaatcttaaaatcacctaattaataaattaggcttttaaatgctagaaattaaataaaacatttaaaatgctccattcttaacttaaaataggATACCACATTAAAATTTTGCCAAAAATTGTCGTCGATAtttttctcgatcccgcatcgaataatcgcttgaaacattaaactcaagaaaacatttttaacGTGCATTACATAAggataattaatttaaaatagtacatttgaataaatcatgcatcgctataaatcattttaaacttaaataaataatttaataattaaataaatgcatgtgttatATGTATATTGAATTTGGGCTccacaaccacaaataaaatattatttttttacacataagtcttcgtTGGTGTTTCAAGAAATTATGTCaacatacacatcacttttgaaaatcttacaatccgaattttcttttctacataaaacaaaacatataaataattgatttgtttgaattgtggtatttttttcaccatttgaccaagtaatatCAGTGATATCGTCAAAATgatagagcatggtaaaactgtcactcatttgataactttatttgttgcttaatttgatctcaATTTCGAGAaattttttatctcatgcttgtcaccaatattgtagatattatcatCAGCTTTCTACAGGTctaagaatcatcttaatctcatttacAACGCAAAGgctattcttgttttatcgaacctgtaaaaatgctaaaaacttataattacacaacaaattattttttatatactttattataaaacataaaatatttaaacatttaataaaacaaaaactataaatttatattataaaacatttaattaatgtacaatttttatgtttatcagcCTTGTTCATAAGGAAGCATATATCTAGAAGGTGgcctaataaccctatcagaccatCTAGGAGCTTGTATTTCAACTACTAGTTGttggggattaggttcaacttctaCAATTGAGGGactatcttgaatttcttcaagttctatcatctttccttttctatttaatagaaattccttttccaaaaggtgacatttcttgaaacaaacacttttgcttcattggatgatagaaataacatccaacagaattctttttggatatcctacaaaatagcacaaagtggatctactatccaatttgtctctcaCTGTCTgtttcacgtaagcaggacatccccatattctcaagtaagaatatttgagaggttttctcatccatatctcatattgtGTTTGATCAACTACTTTAGTatagacattattcaacaacattgccgcagtttcaagcgcaaagccccaaacgatgtaggcaattcagtgaatcccatcatggatcgaaccatgtccatcaaggttcgattacgacgttcagaaacaccaataaattgtggtgttgctggtggtgtccactgtgagagaatcacattctcttttagataacccaaaaattcagtaCTCAAGTATACACCACCTTGATAAGATCGAAGTGTCTGaatacttctttctagctgattttctacttcagacctgaattctttgaacttttcaaattctttagatttgtgtttcatcaaataaacatacacatacctcgaatggtcatcagtaaaggtaatgaagtagtaTTGGccaaattttgtgctaacacttaggaGACCACAAAattctgtgtggatcaaatccaataaaccatgtgcacgttccacatTTCCATTGAATGTAGTCTtggtcatttttttcttttagacaagactcacaagtaggtagagaatttttgtctgacaagtcaaacatatCTTCTctcactagtttgtgcatcccgCTTTGAGAAATATGACCTAGACTAGCATGTCATATTTTTGCAGGATTTGgatcttctatttttttttttttgtttgttgttgttttcgtatgcggttggatattatttaacataatatattttaattttaagttatagagatcgtttgttATTTCTCCAgttccaatcaaacattcatttttGTATAATTTGCAAAAACATTTAgcaaaaacacaaaaataaccatccctatcaagcatagaaatagaaataatatttttaaccaaTTCAGTAACAAATAAAACGTCAATaaaaaacaacttaaaatcatcGTCCAAAATTAAAGTAACGTCTCCAACGGCAGTGACaacaactcttgctccatttcctAGTCTTAGAAAGGTCTCACCATCTCTAAGCCTCttgcttcttcccatcacctgtaaatcattgcatagatgagaaccacatccggtatccaatatccaagaagaggaattaatagaaacattaacttcaatataaaacataccatggccagaacgcttctgggcaagatactcCTTGCAATTACGCCATCAATGTCCAGGCTTGTTGCAATGGAAACAGACTTGTTATGACTTGTCAGGCTTTGTGAGCCCCGGAGTTGGTTTCTTgtatggcttcttgttgggcttGTTCTTCTTCAGAGGGGCAGAACGCTTCTTGCCTTTCTTTGGGGCTCCCTTTTTCGTACCGGACAAAGAACCCACTAGAAGAACATGCTTCTCCTTTCTTATTGTGGCCTCATAAGTAGTAAACAtattgaccaactcttcaagggtgGCCTCAAGCTTGTTCATAATAAAATTAACCACAAATCCCTTGAATGAGGCAGGAAATGACAACAGGATAATATCAGTCGcgagctcactaggaataacgACGTCGAGCCCCACCAATTTCTCaatgagcccaatcatcctaaCATCATGCTCATGGACAGAAGCCCCGTCTCGCAGACTTGTAGTCATGAGTTCTTTCACAGTAGCATGTCTCTCTGATCGAGTCTGTACTCCATACAACTCTTTCAAATGAaggtgaatgtcagcagcattcacagCCTCCACGAACCGCCTCTGCAGTTCATTCGACATAAAAGCCAACATATAGCTTTTATCTTAGAGATCATGGTCCCACCATTTCTCAAGCTTAGCTAGTTCATTCTCACTGATGTCCGAAGATTCCTCCTTTAGTGGACTCTTATCAAGCCGATACAAAATCTTTTCCGAActcaaaacaatttttaaattttgaaaccaGTCACTGTAGTTAGGGCCAGTCAACTTCTTTTGATCGATAATGATTAAAACTAGATTGCATGACGTCATTGCAAATATACTGAAAAGAAAAACAGAGAATTGTtacttattattttaaaataatttgaagatataaaatatagatttttattttatatatttctctcccattgttttgatatttccaccaccctccgatgaaaaaggaaaatcgtATTTTCTTAGTGGACACTTAGATTCTAATTAGCCAAtattaatcccgaataatatcagccaattataatttctaaaaggtataatccaattgcatccataTGCGACCTCTGCGTGTTTcgctcacgtttaataagggcccaataatatgatgccgtttattttcacgtgtcaaaccgacccctCAATATTGAATTatagtggacggtcgccatgagttctatcaataatatgagccgaagtcattggagttccactcaattcacatcatatgtccagtggaagtcacagctttccgacgTCCCgacctccccaataatatgagccacaAGCTGTCCGCGGGttgcgatcaacatgcaaccacaaTTGATGGAAGgtaaggaaaaattaaactcttttaatttttactttttcgatttgatataatttttaatcttatttaaattgagggattttaattttaaaattttctcatcattttaattttaaaaagcgtgccacgagtttgtatgtttgtcggattcattcaactatattatttaataatatacatacatgcatactactatatatatcgcatatatatcataatatgacattcaaaaataattaaataaacatggtcgattgccaacactattagatccatgtgagccagacatggatccgggtccaaaacctaggtgaaggCAGatatgcaaatgcaactattacaagagcttctaatattttacatttcttcatcttgtgcatcgggcccaccatcttcagtcttgatctcccactttttctaataattacatttaaatagccatggcatataagggatacatctcaggGTGGGAACATGCCATAAACCagacccactttaataatatcaaatattaacaaaatgaataaaacaataaaatatcctaacatacacctaacacattggtcaaggctctcgatcatccttcatgcatttggCAGTGGCAGGACTCCTGTGCGCATGGCGCCGCATGCTGCGCAATGCGCCGCGCAGGGCGGTGCCGCACGCTGCGCGGCCGGAACAGTTCCGGACAGATCCGAAAATTTTTTtctgataaaaataaaaaaatttatggtgctacaattttttgaaaaattttcttgcgtggttagaaacaaattatttaatataaaaaatcataagatttagaaaacctggctctgataccattgttggatctcgattttctcCTGCCCAAACGCagcaaaagttttaaaaattttagatcttgacattcaaagTTTATTTAGCACTCTTatggttttaaaaataaatattcatagGATGTTAAAGACTTATACCTTTAATGAATAATTTCACTTGGCTCTAACTACTCCGGTGTTAGCGGATGTTGCTCTTGTTGTATATCCCTACAAACTTTCTTCGAATCTCTTTTTCGATCTCCGAATCAGGTCTACGACCGGATTACTTGTTAttcttctaacttgcactagaaaattagaagatattttgcgtagagatagaacacaaaattatttcaaaacattttgagagaaataacaATAATCCTTGGGAAGAGccgaaaattctgaaattttcttCTTTCCTCAATTCCCGAAATTTAATGCATTTTTCAATGTATATTGTTTCCACCGAATAATCTtgcattataataataaaatcattattatattttctaatcttttttttacttaattaatctaattaattaagttaataaaAGATTCTAAAATACATGTCAACTATATCCAATCTCGATTTACTTTAATGCATATATTTATGAGAATATCATGCATTAATTTTCTTTGTgtgcaaatattttaaaattatggtatcatgaatattttcatattacataaatcaatatcatattttataaaaacttaatgagctatattttaactcaattaaaatataatttaattattaaagctcatttgaactttaataaattagcatgattGGCTTGTACTCTTACAAACCCATGATCCATGCTCCCATTACATTAATATtatcataatcccgatcgacgatccaacatcgtcgtgacaatttcaacttattggttattatgatgcacattTAATTTTGAGATCATCAATGTCTAAATAAGGTAGGTGTACTCCTTTTGACTTTTttagcagtcatgctctcaaaatttctaaagattttataaacattatttataagattatcgattgatcatatcaaacttattttttataaattcaactcattgaatttattatctcaatgggAACAAGTAAATCAGTACTttgtgtgactctcaatggttcaggaatacagctagctgtgggttcacaactctttgtgattcaggacataatcgtTTATTCGgccttaccctaatttgccacaTTCTATacatcaacaattgatcatgagaatgtcagaaatcatatttctgattaaacccatcgaaccttggtaagagcgtctagtagcatcgccccatgattccctaggtatcactgatagttcctgcaagaactagtcgattatgattaacgtacagtacggtcccttcatctcatatatcccgatcgaatctgcaaccattggttcatcgagggttgcatattaatttgaTCACTATGTGTCACATCATTaagaataaatagtggcatcgtaTGTACAATTGAAGAACTCTTTCTCTAACgcacatctcatactctggccagagatttcattcactcttatttcatcagatcacataggatatccacactcgtaggtgagcggtgaattcccgactacaatgcactggctcctacaagtgtcgcaactgtaccctatctcgccacctgatgaccttcctgggtcggtaaacgagtcaaagcacacccctagcatatagagcctgagtgttgtcccgggtcgtaaggacttatggtgtacaatcataaccacggacttatcctcttgaTGAGTGATAACCACTCGaaaagttcgagggagggttgtttggtataatcatcatatgactacctatctgcatgtttggacatctctatgcccttaccaagaaacgcggtacacaacatcacagatgctagtctcgagctcaagcgacctttatccattttttaggcggctgaatcgactatgaacgaatttagatcatacaataTTACAAATGcttttcaacatcgaattacgattcttttgtattaaaatataatcaaaatctttatctatgttgttcacatgagtatacagataaaaaataataaacgatgaaataatgaattatattaaaataacaattatttattacaattgagtcaataaaatccctaaccAACAATTGGCTTACAAGATATCTACTCTAATAGTTTGGTCCAGGAAAAGGTGAGTCATTTAGTTGAAATAATATCTGTTTGACTCTGCAACCTTTAATGACCAGTTTTGAGGAAACTTGAGGTTGTTAAAAGTGTTCGAGTGCAAGATATttcaatttgtgaattttaatgGTAAATTGGATTCTTGCTTTGTCATGTATCACTATCCTTTTTCGTCTTGTCCGAGGCATTACACTATGTATGTGTAAGGGCAGAGGATATTTGTTTCTTGTTACTATGAAATCACCCAGTTCCAAGGTCCAACTTTTTGGTGAAAGAATTTTCTTGGGCCTGAACCCAACTATCATTGGTGTCTTTGATAGGCTTCATTGTTTTTAAAATTGACTGAGGATTAGATGCTAAGTGACATGAAGGGGGCGGGTTGAGACTGGGCATTGGACCTGCTATCCACGACACAGTTTTGGCATGACAGTCACTACAATGAAAAGGGATTTGTGCTCTTAAGCTTGGTGGTACCCAATGTTTTTCACCCAATTTTCTttgagcattaattaatttgtgGTTCTTGATTGCCATTGATGTGACTTTCACGTG
The sequence above is a segment of the Primulina tabacum isolate GXHZ01 chromosome 6, ASM2559414v2, whole genome shotgun sequence genome. Coding sequences within it:
- the LOC142550158 gene encoding uncharacterized protein LOC142550158, producing MSNELQRRFVEAVNAADIHLHLKELYGVQTRSERHATVKELMTTSLRDGASVHEHDVRMIGLIEKLVGLDVVIPSELATDIILLSFPASFKGFVVNFIMNKLEATLEELVNMFTTYEATIRKEKHVLLVGSLSGTKKGAPKKGKKRSAPLKKNKPNKKPYKKPTPGLTKPDKS